In one window of Tripterygium wilfordii isolate XIE 37 chromosome 1, ASM1340144v1, whole genome shotgun sequence DNA:
- the LOC119984645 gene encoding uncharacterized protein LOC119984645 encodes MFNFLHKTFLHGRHTITASSTHKLFFLPNPSSLISLKFISSAGNQHSFAVSYLINSCGFSPESALKASKHVQFESPEKPDSVIAFLNNHGFSKTQISEVVKKYPILLASDPEKTLLPKFEFCDSKGVSRPLLVKIICFDPSILHRSLESQWVPSFEILNDVLKSDEKTIFAITRYLAHGPKTYLRPNVNILKENGVPESNIAKILYHHPRIFFCKPDQFRESVEEVKRMGLNPLMFAFVLALRALRGMSKMTWKKKINVYKGWGWSEEEILMAFRRFPCFMSISEDKIMGMMDYFVNIMGLESSFISARPGLLVFSLKNRVVPRGSVAQVLLSKGLVEASSLSTLFGSPEKLFLEKFVYRYQEEAPQLLKLYTDKLDFSKAAQK; translated from the coding sequence atgtttaATTTTCTCCATAAAACATTTCTCCATGGGAGACACACCATCACAGCTTCGTCTACCCACAAACTGTTCTTTCTTCCAAACCCATCATCATTGATATCCCTCAAATTTATCTCGAGCGCTGGGAATCAGCACTCCTTTGCTGTTTCATACCTTATAAATTCATGTGGGTTCTCTCCAGAATCTGCTTTAAAGGCCTCCAAACATGTCCAATTTGAATCCCCAGAGAAACCTGACTCGGTTATTGCTTTTCTCAACAACCATGGTTTCTCTAAAACCCAAATCTCAGAAGTCGTCAAAAAATATCCGATATTGCTTGCTTCTGATCCTGAGAAAACCCTCTTGcccaaatttgaattttgtgatTCCAAAGGGGTTTCGAGACCGCTACTTGTCAAAATTATATGTTTTGATCCATCTATTTTACATAGGAGCTTAGAGAGCCAATGGGTTCCTTCTTTTGAAATCTTAAACGATGTCCTCAAATCAGATGAGAAAACCATTTTTGCTATTACCCGCTATCTAGCTCATGGTCCTAAAACTTATCTTAGACCCAACGTTAATATATTGAAAGAAAATGGAGTACCAGAATCAAATATCGCCAAAATCTTATATCATCATCctcggatttttttttgtaaaccaGATCAGTTTAGGGAGAGCGTGGAGGAGGTGAAGAGAATGGGGTTGAATCCTCTTATGTTTGCATTTGTTTTGGCTCTACGTGCGTTGAGGGGAATGAGCAAAATGACatggaaaaaaaagattaatgtCTATAAAGGATGGGGTTGGTCTGAGGAAGAGATTTTGATGGCATTTAGAAGGTTTCCATGTTTTATGTCAATTTCTGAGGATAAGATTATGGGGATGATGGATTATTTCGTCAACATTATGGGATTAGAGTCGTCCTTCATTTCTGCACGACCAGGACTTCTTGTATTCAGCTTGAAGAATCGAGTTGTTCCAAGGGGCTCGGTTGCTCAAGTTTTGTTGTCAAAGGGTCTGGTTGAGGCCAGTAGCTTGAGTACATTGTTTGGATCTCCGGAGAAGTTGTtccttgaaaagtttgtgtacCGTTATCAAGAAGAAGCTCCTCAGCTGTTAAAGCTTTACACAGACAAATTGGACTTTTCAAAGGCAGCTCAGAAATAA
- the LOC120000563 gene encoding zinc finger CCCH domain-containing protein 34-like isoform X1, producing the protein MSVRRGLERYGRGLEGSQSDPSMKWSGPGAETGLEEPMWRLGLGSGGGGVGGQFGYPERPDEADCIYYLRTGFCGYGCRCRFNHPRDRGAILGAARAGREEYPERMGQPVCQYYMRTGTCKFGPSCKYHHPRQGAGAVSPVSLNYYGYPLRLGEKDCPYYVKTGQCKFGATCKFHHPQAHIQFPAPAVPAQVSPVPTPVAPATYHSVQSPSVPSSQQYRVVVARPPLLSCSYVQGPYGPVLLSPGMVPILGWSPYPGPVSPVAIPSTQPMVGSGSVYGVSQLSPSAPAYTGPYQTLPSSVGPSSSSQKERPFPERPGQPECQYFMKTGDCKFGSSCRYHHPSELAAQGALVVLSATGLPLRPGAPPCAHYTQRGECKFGPACKFDHPRGTLSYSPSLSSLAEIPVAPYPVGSSAGTLAPSSSSSELRPELMSGSGKNSSSTRISSSLSTSSGSVGSVFSASSMQQSSQSSGHAAGGSSSIEGTP; encoded by the exons ATGTCCGTACGAAGGGGCCTGGAGAGGTACGGTCGGGGCCTGGAGGGTTCGCAATCGGACCCTTCCATGAAGTGGAGCGGTCCAGGAGCAGAGACCGGCCTTGAAG AACCTATGTGGCGGTTGGGGTTGGGCAGCGGTGGTGGAGGCGTTGGGGGGCAGTTTGGGTATCCGGAACGGCCGGACGAGGCCGATTGTATATACTATTTGAGGACGGGATTTTGCGGGTATGGGTGTCGGTGCCGGTTCAATCATCCACGTGACCGTGGCGCG ATTCTGGGAGCTGCAAGAGCTGGTAGGGAGGAGTATCCAGAGCGAATGGGTCAGCCTGTTTGCCAG TACTACATGAGGACAGGAACTTGTAAATTTGGTCCTTCCTGTAAGTACCACCATCCCAGGCAGGGAGCTGGTGCTGTTAGCCCTGTGTCGCTAAATTATTATGGATACCCACTGCGTCTG GGAGAAAAAGATTGTCCATACTATGTAAAAACCGGACAGTGTAAGTTTGGCGCAACATGTAAATTTCATCACCCACAAGCACATATACAATTTCCAGCACCAGCAGTGCCAGCCCAAGTTTCACCTGTGCCAACGCCAGTTGCACCTGCAACATATCACTCAGTGCAGTCTCCATCTGTCCCTTCATCTCAACAGTACAGGGTAGTGGTTGCAAGGCCTCCTCTTCTGTCGTGCTCATATGTACAAGGGCCTTATGGTCCTGTTTTGCTGTCCCCTGGAATGGTTCCTATTTTGGGCTGGAGTCCTTATCCG GGACCTGTAAGTCCGGTAGCTATTCCCAGTACTCAACCCATGGTTGGATCAGGCTCAGTGTATGGTGTCTCACAATTATCTCCTTCTGCACCTGCATATACGGGGCCTTATCAGACCTTACCTTCTTCCGTCGGTCCTTCAAGCAGTAGCCAGAAGGAACGTCCATTTCCTGAGAGACCTGGCCAACCGGAATGCCAGTATTTCATGAAAACTGGGGACTGTAAATTTGGATCCTCGTGTAGATACCATCATCCATCGGAACTGGCTGCGCAAGGAGCACTTGTTGTTCTTAGCGCCACGGGTCTTCCTCTACGTCCG GGTGCACCACCTTGTGCTCATTATACACAGCGTGGGGAATGCAAATTTGGACCTGCATGTAAATTTGATCATCCTAGGGGAACTCTTAGTTACAGTCCCTCTTTATCTTCGCTTGCGGAAATTCCAGTTGCTCCATACCCTGTGGGATCTTCAGCTGGTACTCTAGCCccatcatcctcatcctcagAATTGCGGCCTGAACTTATGTCAGGATCTGGAAAAAACTCCAGCTCAACCAGAATTTCTTCATCTTTGAGTACATCAAGTGGATCAGTTGGTTCAGTTTTTAGTGCATCAAGCATGCAACAGTCTAGTCAGAGTTCTGGTCATGCGGCTGGAGGCAGCAGCAGCATAGAGGGCACACCTTGA
- the LOC120016722 gene encoding transcription termination factor MTERF6, chloroplastic/mitochondrial-like has protein sequence MFSVLYKTFLHGRHSVAASYTHKLLFLPNPSSLISFKFISSAGNQYSFAVSYLINSCGLSPESALKASKHVRFESPEKPDAVIAFLNNHGFSKTQISEVVKKYPILLASDPEKTLLPKFEFCESKGVSRPLLVKIICFLPSILHRSIESQWIPAFEILNDLLKSDAKTLLAIIRYPGVLAHGPKTFLRPNINVLKENGVPESNIATIVYHHPRIFFTKPDQFRETVEEVKRMGLEPRMFAFVAAVRVLRAMSKLTWKKKIDVYKKCGWSEERIVMAFRTNPFLMMLSENKIMGMMDYFVNVMGLESSFISERPGLLVYSLKKRVVPRGSVAQVLLSKGLVKASCLSILIGSRENVFLEKFVYRYQEEAPQLLKIYTDKLDFSRQLGNE, from the coding sequence atgtttaGTGTTCTCTATAAAACATTTCTCCATGGGAGACACTCCGTCGCAGCTTCGTATACCCACAAACTGCTTTTTCTTCCAAACCCATCATCATTGATATCTTTCAAGTTTATCTCGAGCGCTGGGAATCAATACTCCTTTGCTGTTTCATACCTCATAAATTCATGTGGGTTATCTCCAGAATCTGCTTTAAAGGCCTCCAAACATGTCCGATTTGAATCCCCAGAGAAACCTGACGCGGTCATTGCTTTTCTCAACAACCATGGTTTCTCTAAAACCCAAATCTCAGAAGTCGTCAAAAAATATCCGATATTGCTTGCATCTGATCCTGAGAAAACCCTCTTAcccaaatttgaattttgtgaGTCTAAAGGGGTTTCGAGACCgcttcttgtcaaaattatatGTTTTCTCCCATCCATTTTACATAGGAGCATAGAGAGCCAATGGATTCCTGCTTTTGAAATCTTGAACGATCTCCTAAAATCAGATGCGAAGACCCTTTTGGCCATTATCCGCTATCCTGGCGTTCTAGCTCATGGTCCTAAAACTTTTCTTAGACCCAACATTAATGTATTGAAAGAAAATGGAGTACCAGAATCAAATATCGCCACCATCGTATATCATCATCCTCGGATTTTTTTTACTAAACCAGATCAGTTTAGGGAGACTGTGGAGGAGGTGAAGAGAATGGGGTTGGAACCTCGTATGTTTGCATTTGTTGCGGCTGTACGTGTACTGAGGGCAATGAGCAAATTGACATGGAAAAAGAAGATTGATGTTTATAAAAAATGTGGCTGGTCTGAAGAACGTATTGTGATGGCATTTAGGACTAACCCATTTCTTATGATGCTGTCTGAGAATAAGATTATGGGGATGATGGATTATTTCGTCAATGTAATGGGATTAGAGTCATCCTTCATTTCTGAACGCCCAGGACTTCTTGTATACAGCTTGAAGAAGCGAGTTGTTCCGAGGGGCTCAGTTGCTCAAGTTTTGTTGTCAAAGGGTCTGGTTAAGGCCAGTTGCTTGAGTATATTGATTGGATCTCGGGAAAATGTATtccttgaaaagtttgtgtacCGTTATCAAGAAGAAGCTCCTCAGCTGTTAAAGATTTACACAGACAAATTGGACTTTTCAAGGCAGCTTGGAAATGAGTAG
- the LOC120000563 gene encoding zinc finger CCCH domain-containing protein 34-like isoform X2: MKWSGPGAETGLEEPMWRLGLGSGGGGVGGQFGYPERPDEADCIYYLRTGFCGYGCRCRFNHPRDRGAILGAARAGREEYPERMGQPVCQYYMRTGTCKFGPSCKYHHPRQGAGAVSPVSLNYYGYPLRLGEKDCPYYVKTGQCKFGATCKFHHPQAHIQFPAPAVPAQVSPVPTPVAPATYHSVQSPSVPSSQQYRVVVARPPLLSCSYVQGPYGPVLLSPGMVPILGWSPYPGPVSPVAIPSTQPMVGSGSVYGVSQLSPSAPAYTGPYQTLPSSVGPSSSSQKERPFPERPGQPECQYFMKTGDCKFGSSCRYHHPSELAAQGALVVLSATGLPLRPGAPPCAHYTQRGECKFGPACKFDHPRGTLSYSPSLSSLAEIPVAPYPVGSSAGTLAPSSSSSELRPELMSGSGKNSSSTRISSSLSTSSGSVGSVFSASSMQQSSQSSGHAAGGSSSIEGTP; the protein is encoded by the exons ATGAAGTGGAGCGGTCCAGGAGCAGAGACCGGCCTTGAAG AACCTATGTGGCGGTTGGGGTTGGGCAGCGGTGGTGGAGGCGTTGGGGGGCAGTTTGGGTATCCGGAACGGCCGGACGAGGCCGATTGTATATACTATTTGAGGACGGGATTTTGCGGGTATGGGTGTCGGTGCCGGTTCAATCATCCACGTGACCGTGGCGCG ATTCTGGGAGCTGCAAGAGCTGGTAGGGAGGAGTATCCAGAGCGAATGGGTCAGCCTGTTTGCCAG TACTACATGAGGACAGGAACTTGTAAATTTGGTCCTTCCTGTAAGTACCACCATCCCAGGCAGGGAGCTGGTGCTGTTAGCCCTGTGTCGCTAAATTATTATGGATACCCACTGCGTCTG GGAGAAAAAGATTGTCCATACTATGTAAAAACCGGACAGTGTAAGTTTGGCGCAACATGTAAATTTCATCACCCACAAGCACATATACAATTTCCAGCACCAGCAGTGCCAGCCCAAGTTTCACCTGTGCCAACGCCAGTTGCACCTGCAACATATCACTCAGTGCAGTCTCCATCTGTCCCTTCATCTCAACAGTACAGGGTAGTGGTTGCAAGGCCTCCTCTTCTGTCGTGCTCATATGTACAAGGGCCTTATGGTCCTGTTTTGCTGTCCCCTGGAATGGTTCCTATTTTGGGCTGGAGTCCTTATCCG GGACCTGTAAGTCCGGTAGCTATTCCCAGTACTCAACCCATGGTTGGATCAGGCTCAGTGTATGGTGTCTCACAATTATCTCCTTCTGCACCTGCATATACGGGGCCTTATCAGACCTTACCTTCTTCCGTCGGTCCTTCAAGCAGTAGCCAGAAGGAACGTCCATTTCCTGAGAGACCTGGCCAACCGGAATGCCAGTATTTCATGAAAACTGGGGACTGTAAATTTGGATCCTCGTGTAGATACCATCATCCATCGGAACTGGCTGCGCAAGGAGCACTTGTTGTTCTTAGCGCCACGGGTCTTCCTCTACGTCCG GGTGCACCACCTTGTGCTCATTATACACAGCGTGGGGAATGCAAATTTGGACCTGCATGTAAATTTGATCATCCTAGGGGAACTCTTAGTTACAGTCCCTCTTTATCTTCGCTTGCGGAAATTCCAGTTGCTCCATACCCTGTGGGATCTTCAGCTGGTACTCTAGCCccatcatcctcatcctcagAATTGCGGCCTGAACTTATGTCAGGATCTGGAAAAAACTCCAGCTCAACCAGAATTTCTTCATCTTTGAGTACATCAAGTGGATCAGTTGGTTCAGTTTTTAGTGCATCAAGCATGCAACAGTCTAGTCAGAGTTCTGGTCATGCGGCTGGAGGCAGCAGCAGCATAGAGGGCACACCTTGA
- the LOC120000563 gene encoding zinc finger CCCH domain-containing protein 34-like isoform X3, translating into MSVRRGLERYGRGLEGSQSDPSMKWSGPGAETGLEEPMWRLGLGSGGGGVGGQFGYPERPDEADCIYYLRTGFCGYGCRCRFNHPRDRGAYYMRTGTCKFGPSCKYHHPRQGAGAVSPVSLNYYGYPLRLGEKDCPYYVKTGQCKFGATCKFHHPQAHIQFPAPAVPAQVSPVPTPVAPATYHSVQSPSVPSSQQYRVVVARPPLLSCSYVQGPYGPVLLSPGMVPILGWSPYPGPVSPVAIPSTQPMVGSGSVYGVSQLSPSAPAYTGPYQTLPSSVGPSSSSQKERPFPERPGQPECQYFMKTGDCKFGSSCRYHHPSELAAQGALVVLSATGLPLRPGAPPCAHYTQRGECKFGPACKFDHPRGTLSYSPSLSSLAEIPVAPYPVGSSAGTLAPSSSSSELRPELMSGSGKNSSSTRISSSLSTSSGSVGSVFSASSMQQSSQSSGHAAGGSSSIEGTP; encoded by the exons ATGTCCGTACGAAGGGGCCTGGAGAGGTACGGTCGGGGCCTGGAGGGTTCGCAATCGGACCCTTCCATGAAGTGGAGCGGTCCAGGAGCAGAGACCGGCCTTGAAG AACCTATGTGGCGGTTGGGGTTGGGCAGCGGTGGTGGAGGCGTTGGGGGGCAGTTTGGGTATCCGGAACGGCCGGACGAGGCCGATTGTATATACTATTTGAGGACGGGATTTTGCGGGTATGGGTGTCGGTGCCGGTTCAATCATCCACGTGACCGTGGCGCG TACTACATGAGGACAGGAACTTGTAAATTTGGTCCTTCCTGTAAGTACCACCATCCCAGGCAGGGAGCTGGTGCTGTTAGCCCTGTGTCGCTAAATTATTATGGATACCCACTGCGTCTG GGAGAAAAAGATTGTCCATACTATGTAAAAACCGGACAGTGTAAGTTTGGCGCAACATGTAAATTTCATCACCCACAAGCACATATACAATTTCCAGCACCAGCAGTGCCAGCCCAAGTTTCACCTGTGCCAACGCCAGTTGCACCTGCAACATATCACTCAGTGCAGTCTCCATCTGTCCCTTCATCTCAACAGTACAGGGTAGTGGTTGCAAGGCCTCCTCTTCTGTCGTGCTCATATGTACAAGGGCCTTATGGTCCTGTTTTGCTGTCCCCTGGAATGGTTCCTATTTTGGGCTGGAGTCCTTATCCG GGACCTGTAAGTCCGGTAGCTATTCCCAGTACTCAACCCATGGTTGGATCAGGCTCAGTGTATGGTGTCTCACAATTATCTCCTTCTGCACCTGCATATACGGGGCCTTATCAGACCTTACCTTCTTCCGTCGGTCCTTCAAGCAGTAGCCAGAAGGAACGTCCATTTCCTGAGAGACCTGGCCAACCGGAATGCCAGTATTTCATGAAAACTGGGGACTGTAAATTTGGATCCTCGTGTAGATACCATCATCCATCGGAACTGGCTGCGCAAGGAGCACTTGTTGTTCTTAGCGCCACGGGTCTTCCTCTACGTCCG GGTGCACCACCTTGTGCTCATTATACACAGCGTGGGGAATGCAAATTTGGACCTGCATGTAAATTTGATCATCCTAGGGGAACTCTTAGTTACAGTCCCTCTTTATCTTCGCTTGCGGAAATTCCAGTTGCTCCATACCCTGTGGGATCTTCAGCTGGTACTCTAGCCccatcatcctcatcctcagAATTGCGGCCTGAACTTATGTCAGGATCTGGAAAAAACTCCAGCTCAACCAGAATTTCTTCATCTTTGAGTACATCAAGTGGATCAGTTGGTTCAGTTTTTAGTGCATCAAGCATGCAACAGTCTAGTCAGAGTTCTGGTCATGCGGCTGGAGGCAGCAGCAGCATAGAGGGCACACCTTGA